A part of Pirellulaceae bacterium genomic DNA contains:
- a CDS encoding Gfo/Idh/MocA family oxidoreductase: protein MVGTAGTVLSAGAHNSQVNSATAKGSDMQTNQPSNRRGFLRTGTLAAAGATALAGQARSVHAAGSDEIRFVLIGCGGRGTGAADNIFNTKGNVKLVAVHDAFASTARSAVRGLSRKFAGKVDVPEDRIFSDLDGYKAAIDVDCDLVVICTPPAFKPQQFEYAIHKGRHVFMEKPVASDVAGVRRVLASVAESKKKNRMVGIGLQRRHEPQYMETIQRLHQGAIGDIVLMRVYWNGGGIWNHSRDVARGLMPDGMELTEMAYQCKNWYHFNWLSGDQICEQHIHNLDVGCWVKGAYPVECNGMGGREQREGGDRSRSQIFDHTFCEYTFADGTKMYSQGRHLKGGWSIVDEYAHGTKGTAKIDGQIQGENPWRFTGQAKNGHQQEQHDLIEALMRGEVYNEGEFGAHSTFCAILGREACYSGKVIKWDDLMNSGHDLCPGIDQYTLKSQPPTIPDADGLYPVPVPGVYDPLSRKT, encoded by the coding sequence ATGGTAGGCACTGCGGGAACCGTCCTGAGTGCCGGAGCCCATAATTCGCAAGTTAATTCAGCCACAGCCAAAGGAAGCGACATGCAGACAAATCAACCATCCAATCGACGTGGGTTTTTGAGGACGGGCACGCTGGCAGCAGCGGGCGCGACGGCGCTGGCAGGCCAGGCTCGATCGGTTCACGCTGCGGGCAGCGACGAGATACGCTTTGTACTGATTGGTTGCGGTGGCCGAGGAACGGGAGCTGCCGACAACATCTTCAATACCAAGGGCAATGTTAAACTGGTGGCGGTACACGATGCCTTTGCGTCAACTGCGCGCAGTGCGGTGCGCGGCCTATCGCGAAAATTTGCTGGTAAGGTTGATGTGCCCGAAGATCGGATTTTCAGCGATTTGGATGGCTACAAAGCAGCGATCGACGTGGATTGTGATCTGGTAGTGATTTGCACTCCACCGGCATTCAAGCCACAACAATTTGAATACGCTATCCACAAGGGAAGGCACGTGTTCATGGAGAAGCCAGTGGCCTCTGACGTAGCCGGTGTTCGTCGCGTGCTGGCAAGCGTCGCAGAGTCAAAGAAGAAGAACCGAATGGTCGGTATCGGTCTTCAGCGCCGGCACGAACCGCAATATATGGAGACCATCCAGCGACTGCATCAAGGCGCTATCGGCGACATCGTGTTAATGCGCGTCTATTGGAATGGTGGCGGTATTTGGAATCATTCTCGCGATGTGGCGCGCGGTCTGATGCCCGATGGAATGGAGCTGACCGAAATGGCTTATCAGTGCAAGAATTGGTACCACTTCAATTGGCTGAGCGGCGATCAGATTTGTGAGCAACACATTCACAATCTGGATGTGGGCTGCTGGGTCAAAGGAGCCTATCCGGTGGAGTGCAACGGCATGGGGGGCCGCGAACAGCGCGAAGGCGGCGATCGCTCGCGTTCGCAGATATTTGATCATACCTTCTGCGAGTACACCTTTGCCGATGGCACGAAAATGTACAGTCAGGGGCGGCACCTGAAAGGTGGCTGGTCCATCGTGGACGAGTATGCACATGGGACCAAGGGGACAGCCAAGATAGATGGTCAAATCCAAGGCGAAAATCCATGGAGATTTACCGGGCAAGCCAAGAACGGCCACCAACAGGAGCAGCACGACCTGATTGAAGCCCTGATGCGCGGCGAGGTCTACAATGAGGGCGAATTTGGGGCCCACTCCACTTTCTGTGCGATCCTTGGGCGTGAGGCTTGCTATTCCGGCAAGGTAATTAAGTGGGACGATTTAATGAATTCTGGTCATGACCTGTGCCCTGGCATCGACCAGTACACGCTGAAATCCCAGCCGCCAACCATCCCCGACGCAGATGGGCTGTACCCCGTCCCCGTCCCGGGTGTCTACGATCCGTTGAGTCGAAAGACCTAG
- a CDS encoding DUF1559 domain-containing protein, producing MFSRATVTDFQNRRPTTANSSRPAGQACLINHQIVSRPAACPPRTAFTLVELLVVIAIIGILVGLLLPAVQAAREAARRMSCSNNLRQIGIALHNYESAERAFPPSTITTGGAASQPWSAQSFLLPYLEGANVSALIDHSLGYHHGTNKSMFPPNGVAALRIPMYLCPSEPKDQVRTDGNGAPEHYPINYALSVGKFLIYNPTNRTDGGAAFAPNRRTTPAAFTDGLSNTIGLSEVKAYNPRFQDVPNMPTTAPTSAAQVAAAYTGGAWAPDRSHTEWVCGRAIHVGFTATFTPNTVVAYERDGVKYDINVTTSREGISTSLPTYAVITSRSHHSGVVNTMQMDGSVRAVASTIDVNLWQGLSTINGGEALTTP from the coding sequence ATGTTCAGCCGTGCAACAGTTACTGATTTCCAGAATCGCCGGCCTACGACCGCAAATTCCAGTCGGCCTGCGGGCCAGGCATGCTTAATCAACCATCAAATCGTTAGTCGACCGGCCGCCTGCCCTCCACGCACCGCCTTTACGCTGGTCGAGCTTCTGGTTGTGATTGCCATCATTGGCATTCTGGTTGGACTATTGCTGCCGGCCGTCCAAGCTGCTCGCGAAGCGGCGCGCCGGATGAGCTGCTCGAACAACCTGCGGCAAATCGGCATCGCCCTACATAACTACGAAAGTGCCGAGCGAGCGTTTCCGCCGTCGACCATCACCACTGGCGGTGCCGCCAGCCAACCATGGTCGGCTCAGTCTTTTCTGTTGCCCTATTTGGAAGGGGCGAATGTCTCTGCTCTGATCGATCATTCGCTGGGGTATCACCATGGCACCAACAAGTCGATGTTCCCACCTAACGGCGTCGCAGCACTCCGCATTCCCATGTACCTGTGCCCAAGCGAGCCCAAAGATCAGGTCCGAACAGACGGTAATGGCGCGCCAGAGCATTATCCAATCAATTACGCACTGTCTGTCGGCAAGTTCTTGATCTATAACCCCACCAACCGCACCGATGGCGGGGCCGCATTTGCCCCCAATCGTCGTACCACTCCGGCAGCATTTACCGATGGATTAAGCAATACAATCGGGCTATCGGAAGTTAAGGCTTATAACCCGCGATTTCAAGACGTCCCCAACATGCCTACCACTGCACCTACTTCCGCTGCTCAGGTAGCCGCAGCTTATACAGGCGGCGCATGGGCTCCTGACCGAAGTCATACTGAATGGGTTTGCGGACGAGCAATTCATGTTGGATTTACAGCCACATTTACCCCCAACACGGTGGTGGCCTATGAGAGAGACGGCGTCAAATACGACATCAACGTTACAACCTCTCGCGAGGGGATCAGCACGTCGCTACCGACTTATGCAGTCATTACGTCGCGCAGCCATCATTCTGGTGTCGTGAATACCATGCAAATGGATGGTTCGGTACGGGCCGTTGCCAGCACCATCGACGTCAACCTCTGGCAAGGTCTCAGCACCATCAACGGCGGGGAAGCCCTGACTACACCCTAG
- a CDS encoding O-antigen ligase family protein, with product MITLLLLSNLLALYVLILIPNFGSMLVRLLAGLVITWPLLTLYVVLDGPPGIPDLMYERAYVLAMVLFLCMAIPLQQFAATIAANGRSIEFQNMQYVQPFTFGPVGRPNWMTSLNRYLPLPVTALLITKLVATVAGVIRGEADSTAIAAYLDSCIVTLVIYVLIKQYVNTRKELGLLLTALVISSLVVFVSGVYERVLDLTESAFPNPGHTEEGDTRVLDVPGGRAAGIAGNPAVYGAILGVGMVICLAVLADAKSTVRKMLLWTCVLLLGYGIAVSFTRGAWLAVGLTTIMAQFYFSRHRLMFGAALALCGLVLVAVWGGIKQSELVQDRVLNEENVSGRFERIVWSAQQVVHHPFLGTGRGGLNAMIKREFPVDGFDTSHNSYMTMLVDEGIFVFAAFLALFSYWLLKAKKAIWDPNIRAWERNVVVAMAAILCTRLILGMSLELSYFNHYTAIYWIAGAIIERIARGLENVGPEVREVAPHAI from the coding sequence ATGATCACCCTGCTCCTGCTCTCAAATCTGCTGGCACTCTATGTGCTCATTTTGATTCCAAACTTTGGATCGATGCTTGTCAGATTGTTGGCTGGCCTAGTCATAACTTGGCCGCTGCTAACGTTGTATGTTGTGCTAGACGGCCCGCCTGGGATTCCCGATTTGATGTACGAGCGCGCTTATGTGCTGGCCATGGTACTGTTTCTGTGTATGGCGATACCACTCCAGCAATTCGCAGCAACTATCGCAGCCAATGGCCGTTCCATTGAGTTTCAGAATATGCAATATGTTCAGCCATTCACATTCGGACCGGTGGGCCGGCCTAATTGGATGACATCACTGAATCGCTACCTTCCACTACCGGTGACGGCATTGTTGATCACCAAGCTAGTAGCCACGGTCGCTGGGGTCATCCGCGGAGAAGCAGACTCAACCGCCATAGCGGCATACCTGGATAGCTGCATTGTTACACTCGTTATTTATGTGCTAATTAAGCAATACGTCAATACTCGAAAAGAACTAGGGCTACTACTGACTGCCTTAGTCATTTCTTCCTTAGTAGTATTTGTGTCCGGGGTTTACGAACGTGTTCTCGATTTGACCGAGAGCGCCTTTCCTAATCCAGGTCACACTGAAGAAGGAGACACTCGCGTATTGGATGTTCCGGGTGGTCGAGCTGCCGGTATAGCGGGCAACCCGGCGGTCTATGGGGCGATTCTTGGAGTGGGAATGGTCATTTGCTTAGCGGTACTAGCGGACGCAAAAAGCACTGTGCGGAAGATGCTGCTGTGGACTTGCGTACTCTTATTGGGCTATGGAATCGCTGTCAGCTTTACGCGTGGCGCCTGGCTGGCGGTAGGCTTAACGACCATCATGGCGCAGTTTTATTTCAGTCGTCATCGACTCATGTTTGGCGCTGCTCTGGCATTGTGCGGGCTGGTGCTAGTGGCTGTATGGGGCGGGATCAAACAGTCCGAGCTTGTGCAAGACAGGGTACTGAACGAAGAAAACGTCTCGGGGCGATTCGAGCGGATTGTCTGGTCAGCCCAACAGGTCGTCCATCATCCGTTCTTGGGAACTGGTCGAGGCGGCCTGAACGCGATGATCAAACGCGAATTTCCGGTCGATGGGTTCGACACTTCCCATAATAGCTATATGACGATGCTGGTCGATGAGGGCATTTTTGTATTTGCAGCCTTCCTGGCGCTGTTCTCCTACTGGTTGCTCAAGGCAAAAAAAGCAATCTGGGATCCCAACATCAGAGCTTGGGAGCGCAATGTGGTGGTGGCCATGGCCGCAATTTTGTGTACTCGACTCATACTCGGAATGAGCTTGGAATTGAGTTATTTCAATCACTATACTGCGATTTACTGGATTGCAGGAGCCATTATCGAACGAATTGCCCGGGGCCTTGAAAATGTTGGCCCAGAGGTACGTGAGGTCGCGCCCCATGCGATTTAG
- a CDS encoding polysaccharide biosynthesis C-terminal domain-containing protein — MFTPSRTTSRVTTFVRLFSANKFARDALSLSLGRGLNLLLGFASVLMFGIVFSKPQIGTISLYEMVLGLVLTMGITWSAIGVPRYGKEELSTYDTLNRTSTLRLCLIAPVTILVLVSVLVFRQPLMQYLGTDQPGLILCLAFYILVSALHDHLSSLHSALEDHATNAAFFVGQSVAKLTILSLFVTGLIAPNVVGFMAAIVGADMLLVLLLWLRLPHYGTGYILPLHSVRWDQLRQYIRYVYPQFLGFAGIYVINWIDVYYIRKYCSMDDLGAYQFLYSIFVKLTSFALIANTILFPRILVWKEKDEQIVRRFARSAPMWVFLVVCLATFAALPIFPVGFDLFFGEKYVDAYSSLAILLCSLPCIFCSYTLIPIMNSFDQVKRVQAVNIAAACCNLALDAWLVPAYGIVGAALATFAAFWTKSLLLIPPIRRRFNIGLKLTVALHVALAVVVVSLFGRYTH; from the coding sequence ATGTTTACGCCCAGCCGCACTACGAGTCGAGTCACGACGTTTGTCCGCCTATTCAGCGCCAACAAGTTTGCACGAGATGCTCTCAGTCTTTCTTTAGGAAGGGGCCTGAATTTACTGCTGGGCTTCGCATCTGTGTTGATGTTCGGGATCGTGTTTTCAAAACCGCAAATCGGCACCATCAGCCTTTACGAAATGGTGCTTGGATTGGTGTTGACCATGGGCATTACTTGGTCTGCAATCGGTGTACCTCGCTACGGCAAGGAAGAACTTTCGACCTATGACACATTGAACCGAACATCGACCCTTCGCTTGTGCTTGATCGCTCCGGTGACAATTCTCGTCTTGGTCAGCGTTCTGGTGTTTCGTCAGCCACTCATGCAGTACTTAGGGACCGACCAACCGGGGCTGATCCTTTGCCTTGCGTTTTACATTCTGGTGTCCGCACTGCATGATCACCTGAGCAGTTTGCACAGTGCGCTGGAGGACCACGCTACCAATGCGGCGTTTTTCGTTGGTCAATCGGTAGCCAAGTTGACCATCCTGAGTCTGTTCGTCACCGGCCTGATTGCCCCCAATGTAGTTGGGTTCATGGCTGCAATTGTCGGAGCCGATATGCTGTTGGTATTGCTGCTGTGGCTCAGATTACCCCACTACGGCACGGGCTACATACTGCCACTTCACTCAGTGCGCTGGGATCAGCTACGGCAGTACATCCGCTACGTGTATCCGCAGTTTCTTGGTTTTGCAGGAATTTACGTAATCAACTGGATCGACGTCTATTACATCCGCAAGTACTGTTCGATGGACGACTTGGGGGCATATCAGTTCCTGTACTCAATATTTGTCAAACTAACTTCGTTTGCGTTGATCGCCAACACGATTTTGTTTCCGCGCATTCTCGTGTGGAAGGAGAAAGACGAGCAGATAGTGCGTCGCTTTGCCAGGTCTGCACCCATGTGGGTATTTTTAGTGGTCTGTTTGGCAACGTTTGCTGCACTTCCCATTTTCCCAGTGGGATTCGACCTGTTTTTTGGGGAAAAATACGTAGATGCTTATAGTTCACTGGCGATCTTGCTGTGTTCGTTACCGTGCATTTTTTGCAGCTATACGCTGATCCCGATCATGAACAGTTTTGATCAAGTGAAACGTGTTCAGGCGGTCAATATCGCAGCCGCCTGTTGCAATCTAGCGTTGGATGCGTGGCTGGTTCCAGCCTACGGCATCGTCGGTGCAGCCTTGGCTACCTTTGCTGCCTTCTGGACCAAGTCCCTGCTGCTCATTCCACCTATTCGCCGGCGTTTCAACATCGGCTTGAAACTGACAGTTGCACTGCACGTAGCACTAGCCGTGGTGGTCGTGTCTCTGTTTGGACGTTACACACACTAG
- the rplU gene encoding 50S ribosomal protein L21: protein MYAIVVDGARQIKVTPGQRLDIDLRSDLQEGDTYQFTKVLAIGGDEGLKLGTPEISGATVTAKVLGVEQGEKIYVQKFRRRKNYKRRTGHRQSFTRVEIAEIAG from the coding sequence ATGTACGCGATCGTCGTTGATGGTGCTCGACAAATCAAGGTTACTCCAGGCCAAAGGCTCGACATTGACCTGCGCTCTGATTTGCAGGAAGGAGATACCTATCAATTCACCAAGGTCCTGGCAATTGGTGGCGACGAAGGCCTGAAACTGGGGACGCCGGAAATTAGCGGTGCCACGGTGACTGCCAAAGTATTGGGCGTCGAACAGGGCGAAAAGATCTACGTACAAAAGTTTCGCCGTCGAAAGAATTACAAGCGACGCACCGGCCACCGCCAGAGCTTCACTCGCGTCGAAATCGCCGAAATCGCTGGCTAG
- a CDS encoding glycosyltransferase: MRFRNHLPMDVNGSKKIKVAFFEHSLPRAGGAENVLFEIISRIDRSRFEPVLCCLYDLGELGSELQRQGFRTYEHLAHGKFNPRNLIRLRRILQAEATDVLYVSDGFHNVILGRLAAWLARTKHTVLAIHSYDLQHNKAERSSYARSKVLQVSSRLTFPTFSKVIALANSHRDYLVHTKGLEQHRIAVIPNGVQSDRFAKHISVEAARHQFGLPVDHYACGIVAGLRKVKAHDLYLEAAAEVLTQKPDTVFVIAGQGPERERLQQLARDLGIAQSVFFLGHVGDVSELLAALNVCVLCSHSEAFPLSLLEAMAAGLPVIATDVGSVGDLVADGVNGFLIPSGDSNRLASAILEMIDSPQLAKQFGEAGRKLAQQRYGVDRMIQLTEELLVGLVSSSSGGSP; the protein is encoded by the coding sequence ATGCGATTTAGGAATCATCTGCCGATGGATGTTAATGGGTCGAAGAAGATTAAAGTGGCATTCTTCGAGCATTCGCTGCCGCGCGCAGGTGGAGCAGAAAATGTGCTATTTGAGATCATTTCCAGAATCGATCGTTCGCGCTTTGAGCCAGTCCTGTGCTGCTTGTACGACTTGGGCGAACTGGGCAGCGAACTTCAGCGTCAAGGATTCCGCACGTATGAGCACCTGGCCCATGGGAAATTCAATCCCCGAAATCTGATAAGGCTCCGTCGCATACTTCAGGCTGAAGCCACCGATGTTCTGTACGTTTCTGATGGTTTTCACAACGTGATCTTAGGTCGATTGGCTGCCTGGCTGGCACGCACAAAGCATACTGTGCTGGCCATTCATAGTTACGATCTGCAGCACAACAAGGCCGAACGTTCAAGCTACGCTCGCAGCAAAGTACTACAGGTCAGTAGCAGACTAACTTTTCCCACATTCAGCAAAGTTATTGCGCTGGCCAATAGCCACCGAGACTATTTAGTGCACACCAAGGGACTTGAGCAGCACAGAATTGCGGTAATTCCAAATGGCGTACAGTCCGACCGTTTCGCAAAACACATTTCGGTGGAGGCTGCCCGGCACCAGTTTGGACTTCCCGTGGATCACTACGCATGTGGCATTGTAGCTGGCCTGCGCAAGGTTAAGGCACACGACCTGTACTTGGAAGCTGCTGCCGAGGTATTAACACAAAAGCCTGATACTGTATTTGTGATCGCAGGCCAGGGCCCCGAAAGAGAGCGTCTTCAACAATTAGCTCGCGATTTAGGCATAGCGCAAAGCGTTTTCTTTCTCGGACACGTTGGCGATGTGTCAGAATTGCTGGCTGCCCTGAATGTATGCGTCCTATGTTCCCACAGCGAGGCGTTTCCATTGTCCTTGCTAGAAGCTATGGCGGCAGGTCTGCCGGTGATTGCTACGGATGTCGGCAGCGTTGGCGATTTAGTCGCAGATGGTGTCAATGGCTTCCTAATTCCAAGTGGTGATTCTAACCGACTGGCCAGTGCCATACTCGAAATGATCGACTCGCCCCAACTTGCCAAGCAGTTTGGAGAGGCAGGTCGCAAACTAGCTCAACAGCGATATGGGGTTGATCGCATGATCCAATTGACCGAAGAACTACTCGTGGGGCTAGTGTCATCCAGTTCTGGTGGCTCACCATGA
- a CDS encoding SDR family oxidoreductase: MPAWTDKTAVVLGGSSGLGLSIARRLILQGAGRLVIVARSSHRLEAAADELRQLSQSGGSGKTIVTTLLADLADARFAATCAQQLAEQTWHIDLLVQSIGLSDRGQLRELSRQRLIELVDANVVTSLHTVQFFAESLKQRQGVLVMVGSLSSLFAPRFLGGYSIAKHGLTALAQQARLELADEKVHVMLCCPGPIARDDAGSRYNSLQHLEGLPEQVRKPGGGAQIRGLDPERLAEDILHDAHRRKLLTIYPHPARWLRWVTMLSQSLGERILKSKTS; the protein is encoded by the coding sequence ATGCCTGCATGGACAGACAAGACCGCCGTTGTATTAGGTGGGTCGAGCGGTTTGGGCCTGTCAATTGCCCGGCGGTTGATCCTTCAAGGCGCCGGTCGATTGGTGATTGTCGCTCGCAGTTCGCATCGGTTGGAAGCTGCCGCAGACGAGCTACGGCAATTGTCCCAAAGCGGTGGATCAGGCAAGACCATCGTGACAACCTTGCTGGCCGACTTAGCTGACGCTCGTTTCGCCGCCACATGCGCGCAGCAGTTAGCAGAACAGACTTGGCACATTGATCTGCTTGTTCAGTCGATCGGATTAAGCGATCGCGGGCAGCTTCGTGAACTCTCGCGACAACGATTGATTGAACTCGTCGATGCGAATGTCGTTACCAGTCTGCATACAGTGCAGTTTTTTGCGGAGTCGTTGAAGCAGCGACAGGGTGTCCTGGTCATGGTTGGTTCGCTCTCCAGCCTGTTTGCACCACGCTTTCTAGGTGGTTATTCAATTGCCAAGCACGGCCTGACCGCTCTGGCACAACAAGCACGCTTGGAGCTCGCTGACGAAAAAGTGCACGTAATGCTGTGCTGCCCGGGCCCCATCGCCAGAGACGACGCTGGTTCACGCTATAACAGCTTGCAGCACTTGGAGGGTTTGCCCGAGCAAGTCAGGAAGCCCGGTGGTGGAGCGCAAATCCGTGGACTTGATCCTGAGCGATTAGCAGAAGACATTCTGCACGATGCTCATCGTCGCAAGCTGTTGACGATTTACCCTCACCCAGCGCGATGGCTGCGCTGGGTAACGATGCTTTCTCAGTCCCTCGGCGAGCGCATTCTTAAGAGTAAGACGAGCTGA
- a CDS encoding glycosyltransferase family 4 protein, which yields MLASACPSSTPGSLETAQDAMPAKTSSRIPPLRMCFVANNLYAVLVPTQQKIIGGAELQQLAIAQCLRDNGHHASIVTNVFDDQRNDEVLQGIDVLKNYAVKDGIPVARFFHPRLTSLWSALRRARADIYYQRCADKMTGIVAAYCKLHGKKFVFSGAHDSDFWRRPPLNLRERLLYRMGIRLADMVIVQSQQQQQLLHQNYGRKGLLLPNVYGPRALSKSEGFVLWVATLRKFKRPLMCLELARKFPQIPFVMIGGTPDDNFQIANEIRQQCPPNLTFLGFQPLEVTDQYFDRASLLLNTSQHEGFPNTFLQAWSRGIPVLTTFDPSSIVASNSFLGRTFSHTTQVGEWILELLQPTPQARKDMQQFCESNYSPQQYVERMLAELQAVPSVTKVDH from the coding sequence ATGCTAGCGTCCGCATGTCCGTCATCAACACCTGGCTCGCTTGAGACGGCTCAAGACGCGATGCCGGCCAAAACATCGAGTCGCATTCCCCCGCTGCGCATGTGCTTTGTAGCGAACAATCTATATGCAGTGCTGGTGCCAACTCAGCAGAAAATCATCGGCGGTGCAGAGCTACAACAATTGGCCATTGCACAATGTTTAAGAGACAACGGTCATCACGCAAGTATTGTGACGAACGTATTTGATGACCAGCGAAACGACGAAGTTCTCCAAGGAATTGACGTCCTGAAGAACTATGCCGTCAAGGATGGAATTCCGGTGGCGCGATTCTTTCATCCACGGTTGACTTCACTGTGGTCCGCATTGCGCCGCGCACGTGCGGACATTTACTATCAACGATGTGCCGATAAAATGACTGGAATTGTCGCGGCATACTGTAAACTTCACGGCAAGAAATTTGTTTTTTCAGGTGCGCATGACTCTGACTTTTGGCGCCGGCCACCGCTGAATTTGCGCGAGCGCTTGCTATACCGAATGGGAATTCGTCTGGCCGATATGGTGATCGTCCAGTCACAACAGCAGCAGCAACTACTGCACCAGAATTATGGTCGAAAGGGGTTGCTGTTGCCCAATGTGTATGGACCGCGTGCGTTGTCGAAGTCAGAGGGATTCGTGCTGTGGGTCGCAACGTTGCGCAAGTTCAAACGCCCTCTGATGTGCCTGGAGCTGGCTAGAAAGTTCCCGCAAATTCCGTTCGTCATGATCGGAGGCACGCCAGACGACAATTTTCAGATTGCCAATGAGATTCGCCAGCAGTGTCCCCCCAATCTGACTTTCTTAGGTTTTCAGCCGCTTGAAGTAACGGATCAGTACTTTGATCGTGCGAGCCTACTATTAAACACATCTCAACACGAAGGCTTTCCAAACACCTTCCTGCAAGCTTGGTCGCGCGGTATTCCAGTGTTAACCACGTTCGATCCTAGTTCCATCGTGGCCAGCAATAGCTTCTTGGGCCGAACCTTCTCCCACACGACACAGGTTGGCGAGTGGATTCTCGAACTGCTGCAACCCACGCCGCAGGCTCGAAAGGACATGCAACAGTTTTGCGAGTCGAACTATTCTCCTCAGCAATACGTCGAGCGGATGCTTGCCGAGCTACAGGCTGTACCCAGCGTAACCAAAGTCGATCATTAG
- a CDS encoding glycosyltransferase family 4 protein: MNDAQPTDNLSQFQGLRMGVVASLKKGMEQFIYREVSHMARCGAAISLFPTKQGTGLYAPDASWNLVSWSVWSLLMAQPIAFLRQPWRYFKSLCIAIRCGAVPDFALAARFSMQFRAVDAIYSTFGDRKLFVGYFGKLLTGKPLLCNVHAYELYANPNRALFRRAIECCDQLLTVSEFNRQYLHKQFDFPPDRVKVITYSIDLNEYRPAEKFVVLIVGFFVARKGHEVLFRAVKSLNNPNIEIWVVGGQGAESESVDVKSLASQLGISDQVSFFGKQSGNALRSLYHACDVFCLPCHFDSSGVGEGFPNVIIEAMATGKPVIASQHVGIPEILESYCIPEKDCQGVAQAIDELYRSPQLRTQQGLHNRKLAETHFSPMNVRELLEIAQQCAQTSKSTH; encoded by the coding sequence ATGAATGATGCTCAACCGACGGACAATCTCAGTCAATTCCAGGGCCTGCGAATGGGAGTTGTCGCTTCACTTAAGAAGGGGATGGAGCAGTTCATCTACCGCGAAGTTTCGCACATGGCGCGCTGTGGTGCAGCTATTAGTCTGTTTCCGACCAAACAAGGCACTGGGCTGTACGCGCCTGACGCCTCGTGGAATCTGGTCTCGTGGTCTGTTTGGTCATTGCTGATGGCCCAGCCAATAGCCTTTCTCCGCCAGCCGTGGCGGTATTTCAAGTCGTTATGCATTGCGATTCGTTGTGGTGCAGTACCCGACTTTGCCTTGGCGGCACGATTCAGTATGCAATTCCGAGCCGTTGACGCGATCTACTCTACCTTTGGCGATCGCAAACTGTTCGTTGGATACTTCGGCAAGTTGCTCACCGGAAAGCCGTTATTATGCAATGTGCACGCATACGAACTTTATGCCAACCCCAATCGGGCACTGTTCAGGCGCGCCATTGAGTGTTGTGACCAGCTGCTTACCGTGTCTGAATTCAACCGACAATACCTGCACAAACAATTTGACTTTCCGCCTGATCGCGTCAAGGTAATTACCTATTCGATTGACTTGAATGAGTACCGTCCAGCCGAAAAATTCGTCGTGCTAATTGTGGGCTTCTTTGTTGCCCGCAAAGGTCATGAGGTTCTGTTCCGTGCCGTTAAGTCCCTGAATAACCCGAACATCGAGATCTGGGTTGTAGGGGGACAAGGTGCCGAGTCGGAATCGGTTGATGTTAAGTCGTTAGCCAGCCAGTTAGGGATCAGCGACCAAGTTTCGTTCTTCGGGAAGCAATCGGGCAACGCGCTGCGCTCGCTGTACCATGCTTGTGACGTTTTCTGCCTACCTTGCCACTTTGACAGCAGCGGAGTCGGCGAAGGTTTTCCCAACGTGATTATTGAGGCCATGGCAACTGGCAAGCCGGTGATTGCTTCTCAACACGTCGGCATTCCGGAGATTCTGGAATCGTATTGCATTCCAGAAAAAGACTGCCAAGGTGTGGCTCAGGCCATCGACGAACTATACCGTTCCCCCCAACTCAGGACCCAACAAGGACTCCACAATCGCAAGTTGGCAGAAACACATTTTTCCCCAATGAATGTGCGAGAACTTTTGGAGATTGCTCAGCAGTGTGCGCAAACGTCTAAGTCGACTCATTAG
- a CDS encoding thioesterase family protein, with protein sequence MGPFDVHHSYHRCWPWDLDPWMELNNGRTLTLYDLGRIPMAVRIGLVDALRSAKWGLTVAGVSVRYRQRIRMFERVAMQTRLIGWDDRFLYMEQSMWNGKLCANHILVRAAVVDFAAGGIVAPERVVERYKPGLVSPPLPDWVQQWIASERARPWPPVAVDPPA encoded by the coding sequence ATGGGGCCTTTCGATGTCCATCACTCGTATCACCGCTGTTGGCCATGGGATTTAGACCCCTGGATGGAGCTGAATAATGGCCGAACGCTGACGCTTTACGATTTGGGGCGAATTCCCATGGCAGTCCGCATCGGCCTGGTCGACGCGCTGCGATCCGCCAAATGGGGCCTGACAGTGGCTGGAGTATCGGTGCGGTATCGTCAGAGGATTCGCATGTTCGAGCGTGTGGCCATGCAAACGCGACTGATTGGTTGGGACGACCGCTTTTTGTATATGGAACAGAGCATGTGGAATGGCAAGCTGTGCGCAAACCACATCTTGGTGCGCGCGGCTGTGGTTGATTTTGCTGCAGGCGGCATCGTTGCACCCGAGCGTGTCGTCGAGCGATACAAGCCGGGGCTGGTATCGCCGCCGCTGCCGGACTGGGTACAGCAGTGGATCGCGTCTGAGCGGGCTAGACCCTGGCCTCCAGTGGCTGTGGATCCCCCCGCCTGA